A single region of the Streptomyces sp. NBC_00236 genome encodes:
- a CDS encoding FAD-dependent monooxygenase: MAQRTSPRAIVIGAGIGGLATAVALRRVGVDVEVYERAPDLRPAGFGISVMSNAVAALRALGIDLGLEKRGQTILHTGIMTDKGRTLRSLPVETAGDRLGAPSVAMYRGDLQAALLDALGGMPVSVGAAATGYEITGDGVRVRFEDGREATGDLLIGADGINSAVRRRRTGDDSGPRYGGFLCWLSVTPFAHPKITKGFNAHYWGLGKRFGIHDVGQGRAYWWGTLNMSAEAAGRWDGDKDPIVRAYAGWADEVCEAISTTPAEDIVAVPAQDRPFLENWGEGPVTLLGDAAHPMLPSLGQGGSTAIEDAVVLAQCLAAGTDTVASLRRYENLRRERTREMVEVSRKFGGFEQLENPALRVVRDLYLRHAPQSVLFKPFQRALTPQLLDDTPAN, from the coding sequence CCCTGCGCCGGGTCGGCGTCGACGTGGAGGTGTACGAGCGCGCGCCCGATCTGCGGCCCGCGGGATTCGGCATCTCCGTGATGAGCAACGCCGTGGCGGCCCTGCGCGCCCTCGGGATCGACCTCGGTCTGGAGAAGCGCGGACAGACGATCCTGCACACCGGGATCATGACCGACAAGGGCCGGACCCTGCGGTCCCTGCCGGTCGAGACCGCCGGTGACCGGCTCGGTGCCCCCAGCGTCGCGATGTACCGGGGCGACCTGCAGGCCGCCCTGCTCGACGCCCTCGGCGGGATGCCCGTCTCGGTGGGCGCGGCCGCCACCGGGTACGAGATCACCGGGGACGGCGTACGGGTCCGCTTCGAGGACGGCAGGGAAGCCACCGGCGACCTCCTGATCGGCGCCGACGGCATCAACTCCGCGGTCCGCCGCCGCCGTACGGGCGATGACAGCGGCCCGCGGTACGGCGGATTCCTCTGCTGGCTCTCCGTCACCCCCTTCGCCCACCCGAAGATCACCAAGGGGTTCAACGCCCACTACTGGGGCCTCGGGAAGCGCTTCGGCATCCATGACGTGGGCCAGGGGCGTGCCTACTGGTGGGGCACCCTGAACATGTCGGCCGAGGCGGCCGGCCGCTGGGACGGGGACAAGGACCCCATCGTGCGCGCCTACGCCGGATGGGCGGACGAGGTGTGCGAGGCCATCTCGACCACCCCGGCCGAGGACATCGTCGCCGTACCGGCACAGGACCGCCCGTTCCTCGAGAACTGGGGCGAGGGCCCGGTGACCCTCCTGGGCGATGCCGCGCACCCGATGCTCCCCAGCCTGGGCCAGGGCGGCAGCACGGCCATCGAGGACGCCGTGGTGCTCGCCCAGTGCCTGGCGGCGGGCACGGACACCGTCGCCTCGCTGCGCAGGTACGAGAACCTGCGGCGCGAGCGCACCCGGGAAATGGTCGAGGTCTCCCGCAAGTTCGGCGGCTTCGAGCAGCTGGAGAACCCCGCCCTGCGCGTCGTGCGCGACCTGTACCTGCGTCACGCACCCCAGTCCGTGCTGTTCAAGCCCTTCCAGCGGGCCCTGACGCCGCAGTTGCTGGATGACACCCCGGCGAACTGA